The following proteins are encoded in a genomic region of Ferviditalea candida:
- a CDS encoding ubiquitin-like small modifier protein 1 produces MQVKVFASFREIVLDKSVEVPFRENMTVRDLIDAIILSHPLFAEEIYTENRELKPHVQIFINGKSIRHAMGLETKFGPEDEIAMFPPVAGG; encoded by the coding sequence TTGCAAGTAAAAGTGTTCGCTTCCTTTCGGGAAATCGTGTTGGACAAATCGGTTGAGGTTCCTTTCCGGGAAAATATGACCGTACGCGATCTGATCGACGCCATCATCCTGTCGCACCCTTTGTTCGCAGAAGAAATCTACACAGAGAACCGCGAACTGAAGCCCCATGTGCAAATTTTTATCAACGGCAAAAGCATCCGCCATGCAATGGGCCTTGAAACCAAGTTTGGCCCCGAGGATGAAATTGCGATGTTTCCGCCGGTTGCGGGTGGATAA
- the moaD gene encoding molybdopterin converting factor subunit 1 encodes MLLFAGLAEAAGCSEVQFDGEAMRVSELRQQLTERFPLMKDKLSSCLAAVNQDYVSEESTVHPGDEVAFIPPVSGG; translated from the coding sequence GTGCTGTTGTTTGCCGGACTGGCGGAAGCGGCGGGATGCTCGGAGGTGCAGTTCGACGGTGAAGCGATGAGGGTTTCCGAGCTCAGGCAGCAGTTGACCGAACGGTTTCCGTTAATGAAAGACAAGCTTTCCTCGTGCTTGGCTGCCGTGAATCAAGATTACGTTTCGGAAGAGTCGACCGTTCATCCGGGGGATGAGGTTGCCTTTATTCCGCCCGTGAGCGGCGGTTGA
- a CDS encoding endo alpha-1,4 polygalactosaminidase — protein sequence MNRQTELRHARSFQVYYGYGEEERLKEYDLVVVDPAGHTPDGLERLFQAGTLVIAYVSIMEIRPEDPFFSLLGESDWLRMNGSPVMNEAFGTRLLDLRSNRWSGLLHHRIGQLLAQARYDGIFLDTLGDLEWPALPPAVRDNQLQAAVGLIKGIRSVFPDHLLIQNNGLERLCLTTSEWIDAVCWENPLFFEPHMAWSSSTADRLSGLCRSKPLRVLLLFEQGPEAERSLPIADQYAEAKDWLICTAGRNYINI from the coding sequence GTGAATCGTCAAACGGAGCTGCGGCATGCCCGTTCATTTCAAGTGTATTATGGTTACGGGGAAGAAGAGCGTCTGAAGGAATACGATCTTGTCGTCGTCGATCCTGCGGGGCATACACCGGACGGGCTAGAACGGCTTTTTCAGGCTGGGACGCTGGTGATTGCTTATGTCAGCATCATGGAAATCCGCCCAGAGGACCCGTTTTTTTCGCTGCTGGGAGAATCGGATTGGCTGCGCATGAACGGATCGCCCGTCATGAACGAAGCATTCGGCACGCGATTGCTCGATTTGCGTTCCAATCGTTGGTCGGGGCTGCTGCATCACCGGATCGGACAGCTTCTGGCGCAGGCACGCTACGACGGCATATTTCTGGATACGCTGGGCGATCTGGAATGGCCCGCTCTGCCACCGGCTGTCCGGGACAACCAGCTTCAGGCGGCGGTCGGCTTGATCAAGGGGATCAGATCGGTATTTCCCGACCACCTGCTGATTCAAAACAACGGATTGGAAAGGCTTTGTCTGACAACCTCGGAATGGATAGATGCCGTTTGCTGGGAAAACCCGCTGTTTTTTGAACCGCATATGGCATGGAGCAGCTCCACGGCCGACAGATTAAGCGGGCTGTGCCGCAGCAAGCCGCTGCGTGTGCTTTTATTGTTTGAGCAAGGGCCGGAGGCGGAGCGCTCGCTGCCGATTGCTGATCAGTATGCCGAGGCGAAAGATTGGCTGATCTGCACCGCGGGTCGGAATTACATCAACATTTGA
- a CDS encoding ThiF family adenylyltransferase translates to MDEHIESRYSRQLLFTPIGREGQAKLLRSKVAVIGMGALGTVISSQLVRGGVGHVKLIDRDFIEFSNLQRQMLYDEEDAASHLPKAEAARLKLTKINSEVTVESFVADLNVSNTQELLDGVDLIMDGSDNMAVRFLINDIAFQKGIPYIYGGAVSSRGMVAAFIPGKTACFQCLFGGSAESGRLETCDTVGVIAPIVDIVSSRQVTLALKILTGHADLVKPVLKTFDIWHDYDYEMSIEEPRQNCPTCQLKQYPYAASREKEDIVETLCGRDSVQIRPRVKRALDMDDLLNRLKPLGRVEQNGFLIRFFTGDYQMTIFPDSRVMIHGTHDKKVAKSLYARYIGS, encoded by the coding sequence ATGGACGAACATATAGAATCGAGATACTCCAGACAGCTTCTGTTTACACCCATCGGCAGGGAGGGCCAGGCCAAGCTCCTGCGGTCGAAGGTGGCCGTTATCGGCATGGGGGCCTTGGGCACCGTGATTTCCAGCCAACTGGTGCGCGGCGGCGTCGGACATGTCAAATTGATCGACCGCGATTTTATTGAATTCAGCAACCTGCAGCGGCAAATGCTTTATGACGAAGAGGATGCGGCCAGTCATTTGCCCAAGGCGGAAGCGGCCCGCTTGAAACTGACCAAGATCAACTCGGAAGTGACCGTGGAAAGTTTTGTCGCGGATTTGAACGTCAGCAATACGCAGGAACTGCTGGATGGAGTCGACCTGATTATGGACGGATCGGACAATATGGCGGTTCGTTTTTTGATCAACGACATTGCATTCCAAAAAGGGATTCCTTACATTTATGGGGGAGCGGTTTCCTCCCGGGGGATGGTGGCGGCGTTCATACCGGGAAAAACCGCCTGCTTCCAATGCCTGTTTGGGGGGAGCGCGGAATCGGGCCGCTTGGAAACCTGCGATACGGTAGGCGTCATCGCTCCGATCGTCGATATCGTTTCTTCCCGCCAGGTTACGCTCGCGCTGAAGATTTTGACAGGGCATGCGGATCTTGTTAAGCCGGTTCTGAAAACGTTTGACATTTGGCATGATTATGATTATGAGATGTCGATCGAAGAACCGCGTCAGAATTGTCCGACCTGTCAGCTGAAGCAATATCCTTACGCCGCATCCCGCGAGAAAGAGGATATCGTGGAAACGCTGTGCGGAAGGGACAGCGTGCAAATCCGGCCGCGCGTAAAGCGCGCCTTGGATATGGATGATCTGCTGAATCGTTTAAAGCCGCTCGGACGGGTGGAGCAAAATGGATTTCTGATCCGTTTCTTTACGGGCGATTATCAAATGACGATTTTTCCCGACAGCCGGGTGATGATTCACGGGACCCACGACAAAAAAGTGGCGAAGTCGTTGTACGCCCGATATATCGGGAGTTAG
- a CDS encoding aldehyde ferredoxin oxidoreductase family protein has protein sequence MKLGGYRNHEAWVNLTTGGIEYRQIKEDDAKKYIGARGLGVKYMVDHQMYNVDPLSPDNLLCIMTGPLTGTRVNMSGRLSIVTRSPLTGTVTDSHMGGWTAARLKWSGFDNLIFTGRSEKPVYLFVEDGKAELRDASDLWGKGVRETVKILQDRYGNETSVLAIGPAGENQVKFACWINENDRSAGRGGTGAVGGNKNLKAIVIRASQKGNMPEPAQPEKYQEAVQKGLKAIMEGALTAPRKGGLSVYGTNVLMNITNQVGALPTKNSQFTSFETADEISGEAVREALLVSDPTCHACPVACKIEVEVKDGKYKTRTESFEYESAWALGPNCGTSNKEAVAFLINMCNEYGMDTIEIGNAFSTAMEAYEKDLIQDKIEWGDVDTMIDWVEKIAKREGIGNLLAEGPGRFAEQIGAPQLAMVVKNQAIPAYDPRGIQGIGLGFATSNRGACHLRGYTVASEIAGIPEQTDRLQPEGKGALLKIFQDLHAFSDSLDLCKFSAFAENADLYAEQYSVVVGVELTGEDIMKVGERIYNLERYFNNKAGFGYEDDLLPERFTKEPATGNGSKGEVSHLDVMLKEYYEVRGWKDGVVTDEKLKELEITA, from the coding sequence GTGAAACTCGGCGGATACAGAAATCATGAGGCGTGGGTGAATTTGACCACAGGCGGCATCGAGTACAGACAGATTAAAGAAGACGATGCAAAGAAGTACATCGGGGCCAGGGGACTCGGTGTCAAATACATGGTCGATCACCAAATGTACAATGTGGACCCCTTGTCACCGGACAACCTGTTATGCATCATGACCGGTCCGCTGACCGGCACTCGTGTGAACATGAGCGGACGTTTGTCGATCGTGACGCGGTCGCCGTTGACCGGAACTGTTACGGATTCGCATATGGGGGGATGGACGGCGGCCCGTTTGAAGTGGTCGGGTTTTGACAATTTGATTTTCACCGGTCGAAGCGAGAAACCTGTTTATCTCTTTGTCGAGGATGGCAAAGCCGAATTGCGCGACGCCTCCGATTTGTGGGGCAAAGGGGTTCGGGAGACTGTCAAAATCCTTCAGGATCGCTACGGAAACGAGACAAGTGTTTTGGCTATCGGTCCTGCAGGCGAGAATCAAGTCAAATTTGCTTGCTGGATCAATGAAAATGACCGTTCCGCAGGGCGCGGCGGCACCGGCGCGGTAGGCGGGAACAAAAACCTGAAGGCGATTGTCATCAGGGCAAGCCAAAAGGGGAACATGCCGGAGCCGGCTCAACCGGAGAAATATCAAGAGGCTGTGCAAAAAGGGTTGAAAGCGATTATGGAAGGCGCGTTGACCGCACCGAGAAAGGGCGGACTATCCGTTTACGGAACCAACGTGCTCATGAATATTACGAATCAGGTGGGTGCGCTCCCGACGAAAAACTCTCAATTCACCTCTTTTGAAACAGCCGATGAAATCAGCGGTGAAGCGGTCCGAGAGGCGCTTTTGGTCAGCGATCCGACTTGCCATGCATGCCCTGTGGCTTGCAAAATTGAAGTCGAGGTCAAGGATGGCAAATATAAAACCAGAACGGAAAGCTTTGAGTACGAGTCGGCTTGGGCGCTTGGGCCGAATTGCGGCACATCCAACAAAGAAGCGGTTGCCTTCCTCATCAATATGTGCAATGAATACGGCATGGATACGATCGAAATTGGAAACGCCTTCTCAACCGCGATGGAAGCCTACGAAAAAGACCTGATCCAAGACAAGATCGAATGGGGCGATGTCGATACGATGATCGACTGGGTCGAAAAAATCGCCAAACGCGAAGGCATCGGCAACCTGTTGGCGGAAGGGCCCGGACGTTTTGCTGAGCAGATCGGAGCTCCCCAACTGGCCATGGTCGTCAAGAATCAAGCCATCCCGGCTTACGACCCGCGAGGGATTCAAGGAATCGGGCTTGGTTTTGCCACCAGCAATAGGGGAGCCTGCCACTTGAGAGGCTACACGGTCGCCAGCGAAATCGCCGGCATTCCCGAACAAACCGATCGGCTGCAGCCGGAGGGCAAGGGAGCATTGTTGAAAATATTCCAGGATCTGCATGCTTTTTCCGATTCTCTCGATCTTTGCAAATTTTCCGCTTTTGCCGAAAACGCAGATCTGTATGCCGAGCAGTATTCAGTTGTAGTGGGCGTTGAACTTACAGGAGAAGACATCATGAAAGTCGGCGAAAGAATTTATAATCTGGAGCGCTACTTTAACAATAAGGCCGGTTTCGGCTATGAGGACGACCTCCTGCCGGAACGCTTCACCAAAGAACCGGCGACGGGCAACGGTTCGAAAGGCGAGGTCAGCCATCTTGACGTCATGCTGAAAGAATACTATGAGGTTAGAGGCTGGAAGGACGGCGTTGTTACCGATGAGAAGCTGAAGGAACTTGAAATTACCGCTTAG
- a CDS encoding ABC transporter ATP-binding protein: MTAAFQLDNIKINASGKTILSVPSLSLDAGRITAVVGPNGAGKSTLLRLLNVLNKPTEGMVRFFGENLIWGRMSRAKQLEQQRQMSFVFQKSVMFDTTVFHNVAMGLKFRKWKKSDINDEVMRALEWVGLSDFRDRHAHTLSGGETQRVALARSIVTQPRVLLLDEATANLDPECIEIFEDVIHRIRKESGTTIVMITHNLQQAKRMADICLFMHQGEVLEMAETEVFFDRPAAKRLQDFLAGRMVY, translated from the coding sequence ATGACAGCTGCTTTCCAGTTGGACAACATCAAAATAAACGCCTCAGGAAAAACCATACTGTCCGTACCCTCGCTTTCTCTCGATGCCGGAAGGATCACCGCCGTCGTCGGTCCCAATGGGGCTGGAAAGAGTACTTTATTGCGTTTATTGAACGTGCTCAACAAGCCCACTGAGGGAATGGTCCGCTTTTTCGGAGAGAACTTGATTTGGGGACGCATGTCCCGCGCAAAGCAGTTGGAGCAGCAGCGGCAAATGTCGTTCGTATTTCAAAAATCGGTCATGTTCGATACCACCGTCTTTCACAATGTGGCGATGGGCTTAAAGTTTCGCAAATGGAAAAAGTCCGACATCAACGACGAAGTGATGCGGGCCTTAGAGTGGGTCGGTCTGTCCGATTTCCGGGATCGGCATGCGCACACCCTGTCCGGCGGAGAAACACAACGGGTGGCCTTGGCGCGTTCCATCGTCACACAGCCGCGTGTGCTGCTTTTGGATGAGGCGACGGCGAATCTCGATCCGGAATGCATCGAGATTTTTGAAGATGTGATCCACAGAATCCGCAAGGAATCCGGGACCACGATTGTGATGATTACCCATAATTTGCAGCAGGCCAAGCGGATGGCCGATATTTGCCTGTTTATGCATCAAGGAGAAGTCCTTGAAATGGCGGAAACGGAAGTCTTTTTTGACCGACCTGCAGCCAAACGGCTGCAGGATTTTCTGGCCGGGCGCATGGTCTACTAA
- a CDS encoding molybdenum cofactor biosynthesis protein MoaE: MVREPIHTEELIQAVTHPDAGAINVFVGTVREMTKGKKTLYLEYAAYEQMAEKKLAQIGEEIQQKHKDARVAIHHRIGHLDISDIAVVIAVSTPHRDDAFTACRYAIERIKEIVPIWKKEIWEDGESWIGDQKEIVAYPAGKPEIGGGQVD; this comes from the coding sequence ATAGTCAGAGAACCGATCCATACGGAGGAATTGATCCAAGCCGTCACACATCCCGATGCTGGGGCGATCAATGTGTTCGTGGGGACCGTACGGGAAATGACGAAAGGGAAAAAAACGCTGTATCTTGAATATGCGGCTTATGAGCAAATGGCCGAAAAAAAACTGGCGCAAATCGGCGAGGAAATTCAACAAAAGCATAAGGATGCGAGGGTAGCCATTCATCATCGAATCGGACACCTCGATATTTCAGACATAGCCGTGGTCATTGCCGTTTCCACTCCGCATCGGGATGATGCTTTTACGGCCTGCCGTTACGCGATCGAACGAATCAAAGAAATCGTTCCGATATGGAAAAAGGAAATTTGGGAGGACGGGGAAAGCTGGATCGGCGATCAAAAGGAAATTGTGGCGTATCCTGCCGGGAAACCGGAGATTGGAGGCGGGCAAGTTGATTAA
- a CDS encoding substrate-binding domain-containing protein, whose translation MKKWGLILSLLLVIGLTACGKSGQQAQPSAQLSPAHQTPAQTPAQTPDQTPGSAKENTSVSAEDIVLATTTSTQDSGLLDVLIPALETSLDHKVKIKVVAVGTGQAIQLGQDGNADVLLVHARKSEDEFMNKGYGTYAWDVMYNQFLLVGPKDDPAKVKSAFSAADAFERIAKAKAVFLSRGDNSGTHKKELSIWEMTNVKKPSGDWYKSVGQAMGATLQMAGQLNAYTLVDEATYLTHKEGLEMVYSGDKAMFNPYGIMIVKSTKKPGTAKQVVDFIVGSEGQKIIGDFGKDKYGKSIFVPNAKQR comes from the coding sequence ATGAAAAAATGGGGACTTATTTTATCATTGCTGTTGGTTATCGGATTGACCGCTTGCGGAAAGTCCGGACAGCAAGCTCAACCATCCGCTCAACTGTCTCCGGCTCATCAAACACCGGCACAAACTCCAGCACAAACACCGGATCAAACACCCGGCTCGGCCAAAGAAAACACGTCCGTGTCCGCCGAAGATATTGTCCTGGCCACTACCACAAGCACTCAGGATTCAGGCTTGCTGGATGTCCTCATCCCGGCGCTTGAAACCTCCCTTGATCATAAGGTGAAGATCAAGGTGGTCGCTGTCGGCACCGGACAAGCCATCCAATTGGGCCAAGACGGGAACGCGGATGTCCTGCTCGTTCACGCGCGCAAGAGTGAGGATGAATTCATGAACAAAGGGTATGGCACATACGCCTGGGATGTCATGTACAACCAGTTTTTGCTTGTCGGTCCCAAGGATGATCCCGCTAAAGTGAAAAGCGCCTTTTCTGCAGCGGATGCTTTCGAGCGCATCGCCAAAGCGAAAGCTGTCTTTCTTTCCCGCGGCGACAACTCCGGAACCCATAAAAAAGAATTATCCATTTGGGAAATGACGAATGTAAAGAAACCTTCAGGCGACTGGTATAAATCGGTTGGGCAAGCAATGGGCGCCACCTTGCAAATGGCCGGGCAATTGAACGCCTACACGCTTGTCGACGAAGCCACCTATTTGACCCACAAAGAAGGCTTGGAAATGGTGTATTCCGGCGACAAAGCCATGTTCAATCCTTACGGCATCATGATCGTCAAATCGACCAAAAAGCCTGGGACGGCCAAACAAGTGGTTGATTTTATCGTGGGCAGTGAAGGCCAAAAAATCATCGGAGATTTCGGCAAGGACAAGTATGGGAAATCGATCTTTGTTCCAAATGCGAAGCAACGCTAA
- a CDS encoding molybdopterin molybdotransferase MoeA, translated as MKFFNVKSVEETIQIINQHIHPIRETVVLPIDEALGFVLAEDVASGEAVPGFARSTVDGYAVKAKDTFGSSESLPGFLQVSGEIKMGEEARGILMDGEAMYIPTGGMLPAGSDAVVMIEHCENLDGLLNVYHQVAPGENVIRKGEDVQEGASLLVRGTRLRPQELGILAAVGITEITVYRKIRAGYISTGDEVVPYHTKQLAVGQVRDINQMTISSLIREKGGEVLFGGIVNDRYDDFLEKAQEMYGKVDFLVMSGGSSVGTLDFTTEVIGSLGKPGILIHGVSIKPGKPTIFAVADGKPVFGLPGHPASAMVIFKLFGELILQRLSGEKSSNFPNRIQARVSKNLPSDPGRSDYIRVRLESREGEWWANPVLGKSGLISTMVMSDGMLEISSEKEGVLEGEWVPVILFR; from the coding sequence ATGAAATTTTTCAATGTCAAATCGGTAGAAGAAACGATACAAATTATCAACCAGCATATTCACCCGATCCGGGAAACCGTTGTTCTCCCCATTGATGAAGCATTGGGATTCGTACTGGCTGAAGACGTCGCTTCCGGAGAAGCCGTTCCCGGTTTTGCCAGGTCTACCGTTGACGGCTATGCCGTGAAAGCCAAAGACACCTTCGGTTCAAGCGAGTCGCTGCCGGGATTTCTGCAGGTTTCAGGGGAAATAAAAATGGGCGAGGAAGCAAGGGGAATCCTTATGGACGGAGAAGCCATGTACATCCCGACGGGCGGCATGCTCCCGGCAGGCAGCGATGCCGTTGTGATGATCGAGCATTGCGAGAATCTGGACGGGCTGTTGAATGTTTATCATCAAGTGGCACCCGGCGAAAACGTGATCCGCAAAGGCGAGGATGTGCAGGAAGGCGCGTCTCTGCTGGTCCGGGGAACACGGCTGCGCCCCCAAGAATTGGGCATTTTAGCTGCTGTGGGCATAACGGAAATTACGGTATACCGCAAGATTCGCGCAGGCTACATCTCCACGGGAGATGAGGTGGTTCCCTATCACACGAAGCAATTGGCCGTTGGTCAAGTGCGGGATATCAACCAGATGACGATTTCCTCTCTGATCCGTGAGAAGGGAGGAGAGGTTCTGTTCGGCGGCATCGTCAATGACCGCTATGACGATTTTCTGGAGAAAGCGCAGGAAATGTACGGCAAGGTCGATTTTTTGGTCATGTCGGGCGGCAGCTCCGTCGGGACATTGGACTTTACGACGGAGGTCATTGGGTCGCTGGGAAAACCGGGCATCCTGATTCATGGAGTTTCCATCAAGCCGGGAAAACCGACGATTTTTGCCGTTGCCGACGGAAAGCCGGTGTTCGGTCTGCCGGGGCATCCCGCGTCTGCTATGGTCATCTTTAAGTTGTTCGGAGAACTCATACTGCAGCGCTTGAGCGGCGAAAAATCTTCAAATTTCCCAAATCGAATTCAAGCAAGAGTGTCCAAGAACCTTCCTTCGGACCCCGGCCGTTCGGATTATATCCGGGTGCGGCTTGAAAGCAGGGAAGGGGAATGGTGGGCGAATCCGGTATTGGGCAAATCGGGATTGATCTCGACGATGGTCATGAGTGACGGCATGCTGGAAATCTCTTCTGAAAAAGAAGGGGTTCTTGAAGGGGAATGGGTGCCGGTCATTCTATTTCGTTAG
- a CDS encoding substrate-binding domain-containing protein: MPKELYKPEEVAAFLKVSKFTVYELIKRGELPASKVGRGLRITSADLRAYLQGSRSIHREPLKLNAPDSHRLRFVTYVGSHDLSIEILREHLEERNKVYLTPTFTGSLDALFALYKGQTEIAGCHLLDDETGEYNVPFVKKFLPSQEVTVIQFVHRWQGLMVAKGNPKQFRDWVDLANPDIRMVNRQKGSGTRILLDYHLKQLNVDPSTIDGYDRVELTHTAVAAQVAQGSADVGIGIESAAHLLDLEFIPLAKERYDFVIRTKDYEKFAPLWDVLSKPDFWRDIHKLKGYDTAHMGKIIAQL, from the coding sequence ATGCCGAAAGAACTGTATAAGCCGGAAGAAGTGGCCGCGTTTTTGAAGGTATCCAAATTTACCGTTTACGAATTGATCAAACGCGGAGAATTGCCGGCCAGCAAAGTGGGACGCGGTCTGCGCATTACCTCTGCGGATCTGAGGGCATATTTGCAGGGCAGCCGGTCAATCCATCGCGAACCGCTGAAATTGAATGCCCCAGACAGTCATCGGCTGCGTTTTGTCACTTATGTCGGCTCCCATGATTTAAGCATAGAGATCCTGAGGGAACATTTGGAAGAACGCAATAAGGTTTACCTAACCCCTACCTTCACGGGGAGCCTTGACGCCCTGTTCGCCTTGTACAAAGGACAAACGGAGATCGCCGGCTGCCACCTGCTGGATGACGAAACGGGCGAATACAACGTTCCATTCGTGAAAAAGTTCCTGCCGTCCCAGGAGGTTACCGTTATCCAGTTTGTGCATCGCTGGCAGGGATTGATGGTCGCCAAAGGAAACCCCAAGCAATTCCGCGACTGGGTGGATCTTGCCAATCCCGATATCCGCATGGTTAATCGGCAAAAAGGCTCCGGAACGCGCATCCTGCTGGATTACCATCTAAAGCAGCTGAACGTGGATCCGTCCACCATTGACGGGTACGATCGGGTGGAACTTACCCATACGGCGGTTGCCGCGCAAGTCGCCCAGGGATCGGCCGATGTCGGGATCGGTATCGAAAGCGCCGCGCACTTGTTGGATTTGGAGTTTATTCCCCTTGCCAAGGAGCGGTATGACTTCGTTATCAGGACGAAAGACTACGAAAAATTCGCCCCTCTGTGGGACGTTCTGAGCAAACCGGATTTTTGGCGGGATATTCATAAGCTCAAAGGTTATGACACTGCCCATATGGGGAAAATTATCGCTCAATTATAG
- a CDS encoding ABC transporter permease, producing MNDNLLPIILLSLQVSALATLCGTILGIPLGTVIGLFTFPGRNLTMAFLYTLMGFPTVLIGVIVYLLLSRYGPLGNLELLFTPYAMVIAQTLLTTPVIAGLTMSAVYMKEKSLAETAQSLGATRMQTVAVIIKESKRGIWTGIATAFGRAISEVGAVMLVGGNIQGSTRVMTTAIILETRQGNMTNALVLGLVLLLVTFVSQVFLMIGMIATFQKNKTG from the coding sequence ATGAACGACAACCTTCTGCCGATCATTCTCCTATCTCTGCAGGTATCCGCGTTGGCTACGTTGTGTGGCACAATTTTGGGAATTCCGCTCGGCACTGTCATCGGATTGTTCACTTTTCCCGGACGCAATCTCACCATGGCATTTCTATACACGCTGATGGGCTTCCCGACTGTGTTGATCGGCGTCATCGTATATTTGCTTTTATCCAGATACGGGCCTCTCGGCAACTTGGAGCTGCTTTTCACCCCTTACGCCATGGTGATTGCGCAAACCTTGTTGACCACGCCGGTTATTGCCGGTCTGACGATGTCCGCCGTTTATATGAAAGAAAAGTCGCTGGCCGAAACGGCGCAAAGTTTGGGCGCGACCCGCATGCAAACCGTTGCCGTGATCATCAAGGAATCCAAAAGGGGAATATGGACGGGGATCGCCACGGCCTTCGGCCGCGCCATATCGGAAGTGGGAGCGGTCATGCTGGTAGGCGGGAATATCCAGGGCAGCACGCGTGTGATGACAACCGCGATCATTCTGGAAACCCGTCAAGGGAACATGACGAACGCCCTGGTATTGGGGCTGGTGCTGCTGCTGGTCACCTTCGTTTCACAAGTCTTTCTCATGATCGGAATGATCGCGACGTTCCAAAAAAACAAAACCGGGTGA